TTTGGCGTTTCGCCCTTGAGAATAATCCGCTCATGCCGCAATCTCGGATTTGGAACGGGGATGACGGACAGCAGCGCTTTTGTGTAGGGATGTTGGGGGCGTTCGAGCACATCGAGCATTGTCCCGATCTCCACGATGCGCCCCAGGTACATGACGGCGACTCTGTCTGCGAAGAATCCCACCGATCCCAGATCGTGTGTGATGAAAATAACCGCGATCTGGCGTGAAATGCGCAACTCGGCGAGGAGGTTGATCACTTCTGCACGGATGGAAACATCGAGCATGGAAACGGGCTCATCAGCAACGATGATCTCCGGCTCGAGCACGAGCGCAGCGGCGATGACCACGCGCTGCCGTTGACCGCCGGAGAGTTCGTGCGGGAATCGGGTCAGGTACGTTTCGGCGGGCTTCAAGCCTGCATCTTCAAGCGCCTTGATGACACGCTCGTCACGTTCCTGATGGGAGTCCCCAATGCCATGCACATGAAGAGGTTCGCTGATGATCTCCTTGACGGTTTGGGTCGGATTGAGCGATTCGTATGGATCCTGGAAGACCATTTGAATCTTCCGGCGCAAGTCCTTCCTATCATGATCGGCGAGGTGTGTGATGTCCCGACCTTCGAAGAAAATGGTCCCATCGGTGGGTTCTTCCAATCCCATTAACATCAGACCGAGCGTCGTTTTTCCACAGCCGCTTTCACCCACCAAGGCCAGCACCTCGCTCCGGCGCAGGGTCAGGCTGACCCCATCCACCGCATGGACTTTCTTTATGTTAGAGGAAAAAATCCAGCGCTTTCCGGCATCGAAGTATTTTTTCAACCCGCGTGTTTCGAGGAATTTTGCATTTGCCGGTTTCTTCATTTCGATCCCTCGGCGAGATGACATCCCACATGGTGGTGGTTCTTTAGTACATGTAAACCGGGTTCCTCCACCTGACAGCGGTCGAATACCGCAGGGCAGCGAGGAGCAAACCGACATCCGGCTGGAAGGTCATCGAGCCGGGGAGGGTAGCCGGGAATGGAGGAAAGTTTCTTCTTCGGTTTGGTCAGATCGGGAAACGCCTTGAGCAATTCCTGGGTGTAGGGATGTTTCGGTTCGTTGTAGATCGTATCCACCCCGGCGTATTCGGCGGTCACGCCGCCGTACATCACCAGAACGCGGTCGCACAATTCCGCCACCACGCCAAGGTCATGGGTGACGAAAATAACGGACAGCCCAAGTTTCTTTCTCAATTCATCGAGCAGTTCGAGGATCTGCGCCTGGATCATTACATCCAACGCGGTCGTCGGTTCATCGGCTATCACCACATCCGGATTGCACGCCAACGCCATGGCGATCATGGCGCGCTGACGCATTCCGCCGGAATATTGATGGGGAAAGTGATCGCTGTGAGAGGCCGCGATGCCCACCAGGTCGAGCAGTTCGGTCACGCGGTCCGGAATCTTGTTTTTTGGAAAGGCAGGATTATGCTTGAGAATGGCTTCCGCGATCTGGTCGCCGACCGTCCGAACGGGGTTGAGCGCGTTCATCGCGCCCTGAAAGATGATGGAGATTCGGCTCCAGCGAATCTTGTTGATCTCATCCTCGCTCATCGCGGTAAGGTCCCTGCCCTTGTAGTAAACATTTCCATCTACGATCTGCCCCGCGGCGGGAAGGAGATTCAAGAGAGAAAGCATCAATGTGGTCTTGCCGCAGCCGCTCTCGCCCACCAACCCGAGCAGATCCCCTTCGCGAAGCGATAAACTGACATTCTCCACTGCGCGGGCGGGTGGTTTCCCCTCGTTGATATAGTGGATGGAGACATTTCGCACATCGAGGATGATGTCCCTTGCAGGAAGTACAGCATGCGCCTCGGTTCCGACCTTTGGCCTGCCCGGCATTAAATGGTGTGTATCCAGCCGCGGGTTTAATACCTGTTCCAATCCCTGCCCAAGCAGGGTCAACGACAAAACCACCCAAACGATTCCAAATCCCGGAACGACCAGCGCCCACCAAGCCCCCACAGACATTGCTCCGCGCCCGAATGCAAAGTTGAGCATCTGCCCCCACGAAGGCGCGGTCGGGTCGCCCAACCCGATAAATGACAGCGTGCTTTCGTTCAAGATCGCCAGTGAAATGGCGAGAACAGCCTGTACCACCAGAATGGGCATGACCAGCGGCAGGACGTGCCTTGTAAGGATGTGCATCCTGCCCGCGCCAATGGCGCGCGCCCGCAGGACGAACTTGCGCGATTTTACCGCCAGAGTCTGCGAACGGACCACACGCGCCGTGGTGGTCCATCCGAGAATTCCGATGACGAAAATAATATTCAACAGTGATGGCTTTGTCAGCGCGACGATGACAACGGTGAGTGGCAGGTCCGGGATGACCAGCATCACGTCGGTCAGGCGCA
This portion of the Anaerolineales bacterium genome encodes:
- a CDS encoding ABC transporter ATP-binding protein, giving the protein MKKPANAKFLETRGLKKYFDAGKRWIFSSNIKKVHAVDGVSLTLRRSEVLALVGESGCGKTTLGLMLMGLEEPTDGTIFFEGRDITHLADHDRKDLRRKIQMVFQDPYESLNPTQTVKEIISEPLHVHGIGDSHQERDERVIKALEDAGLKPAETYLTRFPHELSGGQRQRVVIAAALVLEPEIIVADEPVSMLDVSIRAEVINLLAELRISRQIAVIFITHDLGSVGFFADRVAVMYLGRIVEIGTMLDVLERPQHPYTKALLSVIPVPNPRLRHERIILKGETPNPVEIPPGCRFHPRCPVAFDACRLSDPPMTAVSKTHQAACLLMPK
- a CDS encoding dipeptide/oligopeptide/nickel ABC transporter permease/ATP-binding protein — translated: MQTTLQSSTTFSRPESGFTVFWRAFRKSRTGLVGLIMLAIAIFVAMFAPAIAPYENAAATSVGIMDIYQPPSAAHILGTDDAGQDVFTNFIFGARVSLTVGFFAAFISIFIGGIFGLVAGFFGGRWETFLMRLTDVMLVIPDLPLTVVIVALTKPSLLNIIFVIGILGWTTTARVVRSQTLAVKSRKFVLRARAIGAGRMHILTRHVLPLVMPILVVQAVLAISLAILNESTLSFIGLGDPTAPSWGQMLNFAFGRGAMSVGAWWALVVPGFGIVWVVLSLTLLGQGLEQVLNPRLDTHHLMPGRPKVGTEAHAVLPARDIILDVRNVSIHYINEGKPPARAVENVSLSLREGDLLGLVGESGCGKTTLMLSLLNLLPAAGQIVDGNVYYKGRDLTAMSEDEINKIRWSRISIIFQGAMNALNPVRTVGDQIAEAILKHNPAFPKNKIPDRVTELLDLVGIAASHSDHFPHQYSGGMRQRAMIAMALACNPDVVIADEPTTALDVMIQAQILELLDELRKKLGLSVIFVTHDLGVVAELCDRVLVMYGGVTAEYAGVDTIYNEPKHPYTQELLKAFPDLTKPKKKLSSIPGYPPRLDDLPAGCRFAPRCPAVFDRCQVEEPGLHVLKNHHHVGCHLAEGSK